One genomic segment of Aliarcobacter cibarius includes these proteins:
- a CDS encoding alpha/beta hydrolase has protein sequence MLKKSLVLGSILFANIAFADIKEDCLNKGEDFVFAKGECINFKAFEGEKDGLTIIIHGTWDEGTDVIARYSPFAEDVSMSSEITTLAVALPGYSKSSSNKLKYIGSKTEKNLAAKKEYVDFFVELVEALKEKYDSKKTTIIAHSAGCMLSATAIGVKPNLVDNLVCAGGVYDIHKKAPEDKSLISAIDVLDKISKETKIAIVYGTADDISTPNINKEFYEIAKKKGLNVELVEAKDAPHMELEMTRESKEYIEKLLEE, from the coding sequence ATGTTAAAAAAATCATTAGTTTTGGGTTCAATTTTATTTGCAAATATAGCTTTTGCAGATATAAAAGAGGATTGTTTAAATAAAGGTGAAGATTTTGTTTTCGCAAAAGGTGAATGTATAAATTTTAAAGCATTTGAAGGTGAAAAAGATGGATTAACTATAATAATTCATGGAACTTGGGATGAGGGAACAGATGTAATTGCTAGATATTCTCCTTTTGCAGAAGATGTATCTATGAGTAGTGAAATTACAACTTTAGCAGTGGCTCTTCCTGGATATTCAAAAAGTTCATCTAACAAATTGAAATATATAGGTTCTAAAACAGAAAAGAACTTAGCAGCAAAAAAAGAGTATGTTGATTTTTTTGTTGAATTAGTTGAAGCATTAAAAGAAAAATATGATTCTAAAAAAACAACTATTATTGCTCATAGCGCTGGTTGTATGCTAAGTGCAACTGCAATTGGTGTAAAACCTAATTTGGTTGATAATTTAGTTTGTGCAGGTGGAGTTTATGATATACACAAAAAAGCGCCAGAAGATAAATCTCTTATTAGTGCTATTGATGTATTAGATAAAATCTCAAAAGAGACTAAGATAGCTATTGTTTATGGAACAGCTGATGATATTTCTACACCAAATATTAATAAAGAATTTTATGAGATAGCTAAGAAAAAAGGTTTAAATGTTGAGCTTGTTGAAGCAAAAGATGCTCCTCATATGGAACTTGAAATGACTAGAGAATCTAAAGAATATATTGAAAAACTTCTAGAAGAATAA
- a CDS encoding thioredoxin family protein, with translation MRLILIILIFVLNLYATYEDGKKVFEQKCASCHKEYIPLNLIKENYFEKDNTLLNLKTPTANMIVWAMMDGPKKIGDPNEPDIQVLEIEKFLKDYLENPDRFNAICDDTVMNYYDNKPSMKGELTNEDYVNLSYYFLDYKANLKEDLVVKEPLLKTEEEKQLLNKAKNESKKILIYATSKTCFFCKKMDKEVLSLSEIKDFSDKNYIFVEVDMENSSLPFDLQKEYKKITPSFFIVDEKGNLNNQYPGSWSKKDYMDILKKNLK, from the coding sequence ATGAGATTAATATTAATTATTTTAATTTTTGTTTTAAATTTATATGCAACTTATGAAGATGGTAAAAAAGTTTTTGAACAAAAATGTGCTTCTTGTCATAAAGAGTATATACCTTTAAATTTGATAAAAGAGAACTATTTTGAAAAAGATAATACTTTATTAAATTTAAAAACTCCAACTGCAAATATGATAGTTTGGGCAATGATGGATGGGCCTAAAAAAATAGGAGATCCAAATGAACCTGATATTCAAGTTCTAGAAATAGAGAAATTTTTAAAAGATTACTTAGAAAATCCAGATAGATTTAACGCTATTTGTGATGATACAGTAATGAATTATTATGATAATAAACCTAGTATGAAAGGCGAATTGACAAATGAAGATTATGTTAATTTGAGTTATTATTTTTTAGATTATAAAGCAAATCTAAAAGAAGATTTAGTTGTTAAAGAACCTTTACTAAAAACTGAAGAAGAAAAACAGCTTTTAAATAAAGCCAAAAATGAATCTAAAAAGATTTTGATTTATGCTACATCTAAAACATGTTTTTTCTGTAAAAAGATGGATAAAGAAGTTCTTTCATTGTCTGAAATAAAAGATTTTAGTGATAAGAATTATATTTTTGTAGAGGTAGATATGGAAAACTCTTCATTACCTTTTGATTTGCAGAAAGAATATAAGAAAATAACTCCTAGTTTCTTCATTGTTGATGAGAAAGGGAATTTAAATAATCAATATCCAGGTTCTTGGTCTAAAAAGGATTATATGGATATTTTAAAGAAGAATTTAAAATGA
- a CDS encoding MOSC domain-containing protein has protein sequence MKNVGKVLEIFSATLGSSGLPRPKVERLNLIENYGIEFDKFAGKKLDQTVMIVGLKSYEIAQENSIDLAFGSLGENILLDFDPHNFEVGTIFKIGDSFIEITQICTVCNHLNVFDENLPTLLKGHRGVYCRILKSGLVQKDMNVEVYNV, from the coding sequence ATGAAAAATGTAGGAAAAGTTTTAGAAATCTTTAGTGCTACATTAGGTAGTAGTGGACTACCTAGACCAAAGGTTGAAAGACTTAATTTAATAGAAAATTATGGAATAGAGTTTGATAAATTTGCGGGTAAAAAATTAGATCAAACTGTTATGATTGTTGGTTTGAAATCTTATGAAATTGCACAAGAAAATAGTATAGATTTGGCATTTGGGAGTTTAGGTGAAAATATTTTATTAGATTTTGATCCACATAATTTTGAAGTTGGGACTATCTTTAAAATTGGTGATAGTTTCATTGAAATTACACAAATCTGTACAGTTTGTAACCATTTAAATGTTTTTGACGAGAATTTACCAACGCTTTTAAAAGGGCATAGGGGAGTTTATTGTAGAATCCTAAAATCTGGATTAGTTCAGAAAGATATGAATGTAGAGGTTTATAATGTTTAA
- a CDS encoding DsrE family protein, which produces MFKKLFLVLCLVSFAFSQTNFSEPKPSFENPRKVVYSLYVGDVDTVSHTIGSMYNILKEYPSESLKIVVVAYGKGLRALKKDYDKTTLERIKSLMEYDVEFIACKNTMETMKWKESDFIDNISFTQAGIVEVIERQVDGYIGITAY; this is translated from the coding sequence ATGTTTAAAAAACTGTTTTTAGTTTTATGTTTAGTTAGTTTTGCATTTTCACAAACGAATTTTAGTGAACCAAAACCTAGTTTTGAGAATCCTAGAAAAGTAGTTTATTCACTTTATGTCGGAGATGTTGATACTGTTAGTCATACAATTGGTTCAATGTATAATATTTTAAAAGAGTATCCTTCAGAAAGTTTGAAAATAGTTGTTGTAGCATATGGTAAGGGTTTAAGAGCTTTAAAAAAAGATTACGATAAAACTACATTAGAGAGAATTAAATCTCTTATGGAATATGATGTTGAGTTTATCGCTTGTAAAAATACTATGGAAACTATGAAATGGAAAGAAAGTGATTTTATAGATAATATATCATTTACTCAAGCCGGAATAGTTGAAGTGATTGAAAGACAAGTTGATGGATATATCGGAATTACAGCTTATTAA